A window from Desulfuromonas acetoxidans DSM 684 encodes these proteins:
- a CDS encoding IS110 family transposase, whose protein sequence is MKTITSPAQTNQPVAILAFDVSKKYLNMATGISGQLTDHEFRNSTPEIEKHLNRWTQRAHMAGYSEILVVCEPTGCYHISLLATAHRLGLKTAWVSGEAVFKMRAIETNDSGKTDLKDPHVIHTLASMGKTLICRHYDETYALLRQWHALYEQADIESVRTKCLLASQLKVLFPDYDFQKDFLYTRSGVALIELYGANPQQITKDGKDRFCQQMKQAVSRMRQRTLDKLFSQAQSSVKNQRGSRLVDIQQWRFRQLWDDCQRHQARKEEARQQMENLYQELCQFDPHLPQQQPGVISTFHLARIVAETGPVRDFETLRKFMRYAGLNLREKQSGTYRGKNKLSKKGRRLLRKVLGLIVLPLVKRTGLYGAYYHNKKAHGMSGTKAMTAVMRKFLKLFYGWYKSGGHFDRNRVFACESQYLSAA, encoded by the coding sequence ATGAAGACTATCACATCACCGGCACAAACGAATCAGCCTGTTGCCATTTTGGCTTTTGATGTCAGCAAAAAATATCTGAACATGGCAACCGGAATCAGCGGTCAGCTAACCGATCACGAGTTTCGTAATTCGACGCCGGAGATTGAGAAACATCTCAACAGATGGACACAACGCGCACATATGGCCGGATATTCTGAAATTCTTGTCGTTTGTGAGCCGACAGGCTGTTATCACATCAGCCTACTGGCCACGGCCCATCGCCTTGGCTTGAAGACAGCCTGGGTTTCTGGCGAGGCTGTTTTTAAAATGCGTGCTATCGAGACCAACGATTCAGGAAAAACAGATCTCAAGGACCCTCATGTCATACATACGCTTGCGAGCATGGGGAAGACCCTTATTTGTCGTCATTATGATGAAACGTATGCTCTGTTGCGGCAGTGGCACGCTCTTTACGAGCAGGCCGATATCGAATCTGTGCGCACCAAATGTCTTCTCGCGAGCCAGCTGAAAGTGCTGTTTCCCGATTATGACTTCCAGAAAGATTTTCTTTATACGCGATCAGGAGTAGCTTTAATCGAACTTTATGGAGCCAATCCACAACAGATAACTAAAGACGGCAAGGATCGCTTTTGTCAACAGATGAAACAGGCGGTATCTCGAATGCGCCAAAGGACCTTGGACAAGCTTTTCAGTCAAGCTCAGAGTTCGGTCAAAAACCAGAGAGGTTCGCGTTTAGTCGATATTCAACAGTGGCGGTTCCGGCAACTATGGGACGATTGCCAGCGGCACCAGGCTCGCAAAGAGGAAGCCAGACAACAAATGGAAAACCTTTATCAGGAGCTTTGCCAGTTTGACCCGCATTTGCCTCAACAGCAACCAGGCGTTATTTCCACTTTCCATCTGGCGCGCATTGTTGCTGAAACGGGTCCCGTCAGAGATTTTGAGACTCTACGCAAATTCATGCGCTATGCTGGTCTGAACCTGCGGGAAAAACAGAGCGGAACCTATCGCGGCAAAAACAAACTAAGTAAGAAAGGGCGCAGGTTGCTACGCAAGGTTCTTGGCCTGATCGTTCTTCCTCTGGTGAAAAGAACCGGACTTTACGGAGCTTATTACCACAATAAAAAAGCTCACGGCATGTCTGGCACTAAGGCAATGACAGCAGTGATGAGGAAATTTCTGAAGTTATTCTACGGCTGGTACAAATCCGGTGGTCACTTTGATCGCAACCGTGTCTTTGCTTGTGAAAGCCAATATCTGAGCGCTGCCTGA
- a CDS encoding Fic family protein gives MYIHQQQHWPDFYWDREKLAFLLAEVRHLQGRLLGRMDALGFALREEAGLQILTEDVLKTSEIEGETFNREQVRSSIARRMGIDRGESVTIDRNAEGIVEVMLDATRNYQRPLDQERLCSWHAALFPTGRSGLQRIQVGQWRDASSGTMQIISGAFGKERVHYEAPSFERLNAEMKRFLAWFNAPSPTDPVIAAAIAHFWFVTIHPFDDGNGRLARAIADMLLARSEQSPLRFYSMSTRIQQERKEYYDILERCQKGDLDISLWVEWFLGCLKRSIEAAEQTLEAILIKARFWESHAHEPFNARQRDILNRLLDGFTGKLTSSKWAKLEKCSQDTALRDINDLLSRHILAKDPAGGRSTSYQLQF, from the coding sequence ATGTATATCCATCAACAACAGCACTGGCCTGATTTTTATTGGGATCGGGAAAAGCTGGCTTTTCTCCTCGCCGAAGTCCGCCATCTTCAAGGACGGCTGCTCGGCCGCATGGACGCATTGGGATTTGCCCTGCGCGAGGAAGCCGGGCTGCAAATTCTGACGGAAGACGTTTTAAAAACCAGTGAAATTGAGGGTGAAACCTTTAACCGCGAGCAGGTCCGTTCGTCCATCGCCCGCAGAATGGGGATTGATCGCGGAGAATCCGTAACGATTGATCGCAACGCGGAAGGCATCGTGGAAGTCATGCTTGATGCCACCAGAAACTATCAGCGACCATTAGATCAAGAACGACTGTGCAGCTGGCATGCAGCCCTATTCCCCACAGGACGAAGCGGCCTGCAACGCATCCAGGTTGGCCAGTGGCGTGATGCGTCCAGTGGTACGATGCAAATTATTTCCGGGGCGTTCGGAAAAGAGAGGGTCCATTACGAGGCCCCGAGCTTTGAGCGACTCAATGCGGAAATGAAGCGCTTCCTCGCTTGGTTTAATGCTCCCAGCCCGACAGACCCGGTCATTGCGGCGGCCATTGCTCATTTCTGGTTCGTCACCATCCATCCTTTTGACGATGGCAATGGTCGCCTGGCGCGTGCGATAGCCGATATGCTACTGGCGCGCTCAGAGCAAAGTCCGTTGCGTTTTTACAGCATGTCGACCCGTATCCAACAGGAACGTAAAGAGTACTATGACATCCTCGAACGCTGTCAAAAAGGCGATCTCGACATTTCTTTATGGGTTGAATGGTTTTTGGGCTGTCTGAAGCGGTCCATTGAAGCCGCCGAACAAACCCTCGAAGCGATTTTGATCAAAGCCCGCTTCTGGGAGTCTCATGCGCATGAGCCATTCAATGCCCGTCAACGGGATATCCTCAACCGACTCTTGGATGGATTTACCGGCAAGCTGACCTCGTCAAAATGGGCCAAGCTTGAAAAATGCTCTCAGGATACCGCCTTGCGTGATATCAACGACCTGCTTTCTCGTCATATCCTGGCCAAAGATCCTGCTGGCGGGCGCAGTACGAGTTATCAACTTCAGTTTTGA
- a CDS encoding desulfoferrodoxin, which translates to MATRNEVYKCATCGNVLAILTGGQGELICCDAPMELMAENSTDAAHEKHVPMVVGILDDIEVSVGSVAHPMQPEHYIEWIELLTDRVSYREFLKPGDTPDVNFSVDTEDVTARAYCNLHGLWKSKP; encoded by the coding sequence ATGGCAACTCGAAACGAAGTCTATAAATGTGCAACATGCGGCAATGTTCTCGCTATTTTGACGGGTGGGCAGGGTGAGCTTATTTGCTGTGACGCTCCTATGGAACTCATGGCTGAAAATAGCACGGATGCAGCCCATGAAAAGCATGTGCCGATGGTTGTCGGTATCCTTGACGACATTGAGGTTTCTGTGGGGAGCGTTGCACATCCCATGCAGCCTGAGCATTATATTGAGTGGATTGAGCTGCTGACGGATCGTGTCAGTTATCGAGAATTCCTGAAACCCGGAGACACACCGGATGTCAACTTTTCAGTAGACACCGAGGACGTTACTGCGCGTGCTTATTGCAACCTGCATGGGCTATGGAAAAGTAAGCCCTAA
- a CDS encoding methyl-accepting chemotaxis protein has product MSKDILLLALTGVLIVTLILTVKVENQVLEKYHWYEQIIDLWENPLSITDMDMNWTFVNKTVEDLLKKKRSEVLGQQCSNWGANICNTDNCGVICLRKGKPKSFFNQWDMDFRVNTHYLTNRKGEKIGHAEIVTNIHAQKQLSQLLKSTRQAAASVASGSNELTNSAQTLSAGTTEQAASIEEISASLNEVENQTKTNSDNAEQAKKLSNETRETVQRGNRQMEVLVESVKNINDTSSEVSKVIKVIDEIAFQTNLLALNAAIEAARAGKYGKGFAVVAEEVRALAGRSGEAAQETAQLIEKSIKGVEAGVQNAHETALILNEIVSSMDKMNDLVSEISGSSNEQNSSMKEISNGLSQVNTVVQQNASISEENASASEELKFQVNRLLKLTEGISVTEDIGEEQTEPEGTVTASEAPLESPVKQFESESGSRSVISLDDDTFNKY; this is encoded by the coding sequence TTGTCTAAAGACATTTTACTATTGGCGTTAACAGGAGTATTAATCGTTACTCTGATCTTAACCGTCAAAGTGGAAAATCAAGTGCTGGAGAAATATCACTGGTATGAGCAAATCATCGATCTTTGGGAGAATCCCCTGTCCATAACCGACATGGATATGAACTGGACATTCGTCAATAAAACAGTTGAAGATTTGCTCAAGAAAAAACGTTCCGAGGTACTTGGTCAACAATGCAGTAATTGGGGAGCGAATATCTGTAACACCGACAACTGCGGAGTCATCTGCCTGCGCAAAGGAAAGCCCAAATCATTCTTTAATCAGTGGGACATGGATTTTCGCGTAAATACACATTATCTGACAAACCGAAAAGGCGAAAAGATCGGTCACGCGGAGATTGTCACAAATATTCACGCCCAAAAGCAATTGAGTCAATTGTTGAAAAGCACTCGCCAAGCAGCAGCAAGTGTCGCATCTGGTTCAAATGAACTGACAAATTCCGCGCAGACTTTATCAGCCGGGACAACAGAGCAGGCGGCATCGATTGAAGAGATCAGCGCTTCATTAAATGAAGTCGAGAACCAAACAAAGACGAATAGCGATAACGCGGAACAGGCGAAAAAATTATCCAATGAGACCAGAGAAACCGTTCAACGAGGTAACCGGCAGATGGAAGTTTTGGTCGAATCCGTAAAAAATATAAATGATACCAGTTCTGAGGTAAGCAAAGTAATTAAAGTCATTGATGAAATCGCATTCCAAACAAATTTATTAGCGCTAAACGCCGCGATTGAAGCCGCCAGAGCGGGAAAGTACGGAAAAGGGTTCGCGGTTGTCGCTGAAGAAGTTCGCGCCTTAGCTGGGCGTAGCGGGGAGGCGGCCCAGGAGACCGCTCAACTAATTGAAAAATCCATTAAAGGCGTTGAGGCGGGAGTGCAAAATGCCCATGAAACAGCCTTGATTTTGAATGAAATTGTCTCCTCAATGGATAAAATGAACGATCTCGTCAGTGAGATCTCCGGCAGTTCAAATGAGCAAAACTCCAGTATGAAGGAAATCAGCAACGGTTTGTCTCAAGTAAATACTGTTGTCCAGCAAAACGCGTCAATTTCCGAAGAAAACGCTTCCGCTTCAGAGGAACTGAAGTTTCAGGTTAATCGGCTATTAAAACTGACCGAAGGAATTTCCGTTACGGAAGATATTGGCGAAGAACAAACCGAACCGGAAGGAACGGTTACGGCATCTGAAGCGCCATTAGAAAGCCCTGTGAAACAATTTGAAAGTGAAAGCGGTTCCCGCAGCGTCATATCGCTGGATGATGATACTTTCAACAAATACTAA
- a CDS encoding TetR/AcrR family transcriptional regulator encodes MVQVLKDHVKQQISKVAEQLFARVGYQKATMGMIAEEAGVATGTIYKYYTNKQALFESIITEAFVAEFKQLTHKRVASLIDPSRAKESVSIDSGAAGQLLRFWIDNRLKVIILLARAEGSRYASFEHDYIQAMTQQALVHLPLTHPNFNDSKIFRFVFNARLVDTVKGIVSILETFDQKQDIRDAFALGWTYHFAGISAVIANCSQGGKQ; translated from the coding sequence ATGGTTCAGGTTTTAAAAGATCATGTGAAGCAACAGATTTCCAAAGTGGCAGAGCAATTATTTGCCCGCGTCGGCTATCAGAAAGCCACCATGGGCATGATTGCCGAGGAAGCCGGGGTGGCCACTGGAACGATTTATAAATACTACACAAACAAGCAGGCGCTGTTTGAGTCGATCATCACCGAGGCGTTTGTCGCGGAGTTTAAACAACTGACGCACAAGCGGGTGGCTTCGTTGATTGATCCTTCACGGGCGAAAGAGTCCGTGTCCATCGACAGCGGGGCGGCAGGCCAGTTGTTGCGCTTTTGGATCGACAATCGTCTGAAAGTGATCATCCTTTTAGCGCGTGCCGAGGGATCGCGTTACGCATCCTTTGAGCACGACTACATTCAGGCCATGACCCAACAGGCGCTGGTTCATCTTCCCCTGACACATCCCAACTTTAACGACAGCAAAATTTTTCGTTTTGTCTTCAATGCGCGGCTGGTGGACACCGTGAAAGGGATTGTGTCCATCCTGGAGACCTTCGATCAGAAGCAGGACATCCGAGATGCCTTTGCTTTGGGGTGGACCTATCATTTTGCCGGAATCAGTGCTGTGATTGCCAACTGCAGCCAGGGAGGAAAGCAATGA
- a CDS encoding DUF3466 family protein, with protein MYRLIVLFFLLLAVLGGCSDGGSNRTVQTGEGEWTITSLGTLGGALTFVVDANEEGQVIGIATNAEGRMNGFYWDSERGMINLGTFGGEESFALDINEQGTVVGYATDELGNRRAFVWTPETKEKVDLGTLGGDDSIAYTINEAGQVAGSSELATGEEHPFVWESEAGMFDIGDEDMRECVAYDINDNGQVVGRYETYDVDEFGGFVGTKFGFVWDPEEGMTSIEVDADTDVSPLQINASGQITGVVTDSSDTSMAFVYDASSGMTLIEETETTDLEGDVAAIRIDDDGQVLGVYKGGSFVWNREQGLTTIHTPEDGEFSVALDNNSTGLIVGATYSEDMASSSVLLWSEDEGAMELPDLGGVFVVATVVTDSGRIYGGASASEDVLEAVVWVKE; from the coding sequence ATGTATCGTTTGATTGTTTTGTTTTTTTTGCTGTTGGCAGTTCTGGGTGGTTGTAGTGATGGAGGTTCTAACAGGACTGTACAAACGGGTGAGGGTGAATGGACGATTACCAGTTTAGGCACGCTCGGCGGAGCATTGACGTTTGTGGTGGATGCCAACGAGGAGGGCCAAGTTATTGGTATCGCAACAAATGCCGAAGGGAGAATGAACGGCTTCTACTGGGACAGTGAGCGAGGCATGATAAATCTCGGCACGTTTGGTGGTGAGGAAAGTTTTGCTCTCGATATCAATGAACAGGGAACCGTGGTTGGCTATGCGACAGATGAATTAGGGAATCGTCGCGCATTTGTCTGGACACCAGAGACCAAGGAGAAGGTTGATCTCGGTACTCTTGGCGGTGATGACAGCATCGCTTACACAATCAATGAAGCGGGTCAGGTTGCCGGTTCCTCCGAACTCGCTACCGGCGAAGAGCATCCTTTCGTCTGGGAGAGTGAGGCCGGTATGTTTGATATTGGTGATGAGGACATGCGCGAGTGTGTTGCTTATGACATCAATGACAATGGTCAGGTTGTAGGACGCTATGAAACCTATGATGTTGACGAGTTCGGCGGTTTTGTCGGAACAAAGTTTGGTTTTGTGTGGGATCCTGAAGAAGGGATGACCTCTATTGAGGTTGATGCCGATACCGATGTTTCTCCATTGCAGATCAATGCATCGGGTCAAATTACTGGTGTGGTAACGGATTCAAGTGATACCAGTATGGCTTTTGTCTACGACGCATCTTCCGGTATGACGTTGATCGAAGAGACGGAGACAACCGATCTGGAAGGGGATGTCGCTGCAATCAGGATCGATGATGATGGCCAGGTGTTGGGAGTCTATAAAGGGGGATCATTTGTCTGGAATCGTGAACAAGGCTTGACGACGATTCACACGCCGGAAGATGGCGAATTCAGTGTCGCATTGGATAATAACAGCACTGGATTGATTGTTGGTGCGACCTACAGTGAGGATATGGCATCTTCATCTGTTCTTCTCTGGTCTGAGGACGAGGGGGCTATGGAGCTTCCAGATCTTGGTGGTGTGTTTGTTGTAGCCACTGTGGTTACTGATTCCGGGAGAATCTATGGGGGGGCGTCAGCGTCTGAAGATGTTCTTGAAGCAGTGGTATGGGTCAAAGAATAG
- a CDS encoding response regulator produces the protein MPLKLFNPKSLVPRIAVSILLVVVFCGCSAAQTVYPQAQQGRFDLRDWSFGDQGAVPLNGQWAFYWDQLLSPTHFSQNQAESQRDYVTVPKLWSGHVTPEGQTLDPSGMATLRLTVRVDANQPLLALKITAMTAAYRLWLNDRLLAEQGIVGTNSQSEWPSFGRKTVSFQPPGDSFDLTLQLSNHNLIGGVVSHPRLVLGDAAQLSTAAEAERRHSAILLCVSLFMVVYHLALFLFYRRDRSTLYFALYCLLWLINGTITYVSSWLLSFTEIHNMVWIVYRCDLISYYLTIPLMVLFLRSLFRDEMPAAMPKLALLPALVFSGYVLLPESVGLHPLQGSSPQLYHLFTVLIIFWSAYGLLKAWQHKRSGAGLILAGFILMTMVGVNDMLFDIKVVNTGFFMPFGMLLFIVFQALALAQRFSNAFTTTERLSVELQEKNIALSRMDQLKDEFLANTSHELRTPLAGIIGIAESLLAGSGGQLSELARHNLHMVVSSSRRLTSLINDILDFTRLRNRDLPLNLKAVDVKAVADVVLSLLTPLAEAKQLTLVNQIDAALPCTHADEDRIQQIFYNLIGNAIKFSDQGEIVVTGQQVNGWLELSVRDQGIGIDADSLKTIFEPFEQADSGAGRASQGAGLGLAITRNLVQLHGGDLSVESQLGQGSTFCFTLPVSEWAAQTAASSIATLQPLSAPLPSSVLLPEHAAEEATPPQTQEEGDFSILVVDDEPVNLQVLVNQLHVARYRVRIANSGQQALDLVEEETPDLILLDIMMPHMTGYEVCQRLRRTYNAAQLPVIMLTARSRVSDVVQGFQAGANDYVAKPFSRDILLARVRTQLQLGRAYQTLAENMRLKKELEQRQQTELELRQTQRRLAQLLDSVDDMVITVNESREISFYNHSAAQLLGVDDDALLGHGLEDVFTKAWVEKFDTLSGCPHPGGNENGTACSLTGVDVVKADGHTQQVDVIATMLTLEDEALQTLILRVSQEIAPAPSPVTVNVIAAVNRHQQRLRGLENALNGLLPRLQSDAPEVVNEIRTLDQALADVEKNLYTSAENDRRRLAVQVMQLSIDYWYEVTDLGKVDLARESGIWKLYTDRNGYTRAQTLDKYLGEDTFPRRPRWKSISNTAVYVLAACTTPSPLRDRLENALAALRLQE, from the coding sequence ATGCCGCTAAAACTCTTCAACCCTAAATCGTTAGTGCCGCGGATTGCTGTGAGCATCCTGCTGGTTGTGGTTTTTTGCGGCTGTTCCGCAGCGCAGACGGTTTATCCACAGGCACAGCAAGGGCGCTTTGACCTGCGTGATTGGAGCTTTGGCGACCAAGGGGCGGTTCCTCTCAATGGCCAGTGGGCCTTTTATTGGGATCAACTTCTTTCACCGACTCATTTTAGCCAGAACCAAGCGGAATCTCAGAGAGACTATGTCACTGTGCCGAAGCTGTGGTCCGGTCACGTGACGCCGGAGGGTCAAACCTTAGATCCATCCGGCATGGCGACGTTGCGCCTGACCGTGCGCGTTGATGCCAATCAACCGCTGTTGGCATTAAAAATCACCGCTATGACCGCCGCCTACCGCTTATGGCTCAATGATCGTCTGTTGGCCGAGCAGGGCATTGTCGGCACGAACAGCCAATCGGAGTGGCCCTCTTTCGGGCGTAAAACCGTCAGCTTTCAGCCTCCCGGTGATAGTTTTGACCTGACCTTGCAGCTCTCCAATCACAACCTGATCGGCGGGGTTGTTTCCCATCCACGGTTGGTGCTGGGCGACGCAGCACAACTTAGTACTGCTGCGGAAGCAGAGCGCCGCCACTCAGCTATTCTGCTCTGCGTGTCATTGTTTATGGTGGTGTACCATCTGGCGCTGTTTCTGTTTTATCGCCGCGACCGCTCCACTCTCTATTTTGCCCTGTATTGTTTGCTGTGGCTGATCAATGGCACGATCACCTACGTCAGTTCCTGGCTGCTGTCGTTCACTGAAATTCACAATATGGTGTGGATCGTCTATCGCTGTGACCTGATCAGCTATTATCTGACGATTCCCCTGATGGTGCTGTTTTTGCGCTCCCTGTTTCGCGACGAGATGCCCGCAGCCATGCCAAAACTGGCCCTGCTTCCAGCCCTTGTATTCAGCGGCTATGTTTTGCTGCCGGAATCCGTGGGGCTGCATCCGCTGCAAGGCAGTAGTCCGCAATTGTACCATCTGTTCACCGTGCTGATCATTTTTTGGTCTGCCTATGGTTTGCTCAAAGCCTGGCAACACAAACGCAGTGGCGCCGGGCTGATTCTGGCTGGTTTTATTTTGATGACCATGGTTGGCGTCAACGACATGCTGTTCGATATCAAAGTGGTCAACACCGGGTTTTTCATGCCGTTCGGCATGTTGCTGTTCATCGTCTTTCAGGCGCTGGCCCTGGCGCAGCGTTTTTCCAATGCGTTTACCACCACCGAGCGGCTGTCCGTGGAATTGCAGGAGAAAAACATCGCCCTGTCGCGCATGGACCAGCTTAAAGATGAGTTCCTCGCAAACACCTCGCACGAGCTGCGCACGCCGCTGGCCGGGATTATCGGCATCGCTGAATCCCTGCTGGCCGGAAGTGGCGGGCAACTTTCCGAACTGGCCCGCCACAACCTGCACATGGTAGTGAGCAGCAGTCGCCGCCTGACCTCGCTGATCAATGACATCCTCGATTTTACCCGGCTGCGCAACCGCGATCTGCCGCTGAACCTTAAAGCCGTGGACGTCAAAGCCGTTGCCGATGTGGTGCTTTCATTGCTCACTCCACTGGCCGAGGCCAAGCAGTTGACACTGGTGAACCAGATCGACGCGGCGCTGCCTTGTACCCATGCCGATGAAGATCGTATCCAGCAGATTTTTTACAACCTGATCGGCAACGCCATCAAATTCAGCGACCAGGGAGAGATTGTCGTTACTGGTCAACAGGTCAACGGCTGGCTGGAACTCAGCGTGCGCGATCAGGGGATCGGCATCGACGCTGACAGCCTTAAAACCATCTTCGAGCCGTTTGAACAAGCCGATTCCGGGGCCGGACGCGCCAGCCAGGGTGCCGGACTCGGGCTGGCCATCACCCGCAATCTGGTGCAGCTGCACGGCGGCGACCTCAGCGTTGAATCCCAACTCGGCCAGGGCAGCACGTTTTGCTTTACTCTGCCGGTGAGTGAGTGGGCCGCGCAAACCGCTGCAAGCTCAATCGCGACTCTTCAACCGTTGTCTGCGCCTTTGCCCAGCAGTGTCCTGCTGCCCGAACACGCGGCAGAAGAGGCCACGCCGCCGCAAACGCAAGAAGAGGGCGACTTCAGCATCCTGGTGGTGGATGACGAACCCGTTAACCTGCAAGTGTTGGTCAATCAGCTCCACGTGGCCCGCTACCGGGTGCGCATTGCCAACAGCGGCCAACAGGCGCTGGATCTGGTCGAGGAGGAAACCCCGGACCTGATTCTGCTCGATATCATGATGCCGCACATGACCGGCTACGAGGTGTGCCAGCGCCTGCGCCGCACCTATAACGCCGCACAGCTGCCGGTGATCATGCTCACCGCGCGCAGCCGGGTTTCCGATGTCGTGCAAGGCTTTCAGGCCGGAGCCAACGACTATGTGGCCAAGCCGTTTTCCCGAGATATTCTGCTGGCGCGGGTGCGCACCCAGCTGCAACTCGGCCGCGCTTACCAGACCCTGGCGGAAAACATGCGCCTGAAAAAAGAGCTGGAACAGCGACAGCAGACCGAACTTGAACTGCGCCAGACCCAGCGCCGACTTGCCCAACTGCTCGACAGCGTCGATGACATGGTCATCACCGTCAACGAAAGCCGCGAAATCTCCTTTTACAACCACAGCGCCGCCCAACTGCTTGGTGTCGATGACGACGCCTTGCTCGGACATGGCCTCGAAGATGTGTTCACAAAGGCCTGGGTGGAGAAATTCGACACGTTGTCGGGCTGCCCGCATCCGGGGGGGAATGAAAATGGCACCGCCTGCTCCTTGACCGGGGTCGATGTTGTTAAGGCCGATGGCCACACGCAACAGGTTGATGTGATTGCCACCATGCTCACCCTGGAAGATGAAGCATTGCAAACCCTGATCCTGCGCGTGTCCCAAGAGATTGCTCCTGCACCATCACCCGTGACCGTTAACGTTATTGCCGCCGTGAACCGCCATCAGCAACGCCTGCGCGGACTGGAAAATGCCCTCAACGGCTTGCTGCCCCGTTTGCAGTCCGATGCCCCGGAGGTGGTTAACGAAATTCGCACCCTCGATCAGGCCCTGGCCGATGTGGAAAAAAATCTCTACACCAGCGCCGAAAACGACCGCCGCCGCTTGGCCGTGCAGGTGATGCAACTCAGTATCGACTACTGGTACGAGGTCACCGATCTGGGCAAGGTTGATCTGGCGCGTGAATCCGGTATCTGGAAACTCTACACCGACCGCAACGGGTACACCCGCGCCCAGACCCTCGACAAATATCTCGGCGAAGACACCTTTCCCCGCCGACCTCGCTGGAAATCCATCAGCAATACCGCCGTCTACGTACTTGCTGCCTGCACCACACCTTCCCCCTTGCGTGATCGCCTGGAAAACGCCCTCGCCGCCCTGCGCCTGCAGGAGTAG
- a CDS encoding protein adenylyltransferase SelO: MNFINSYLQLKEIFYEKIRPSTVANPQLLLWNSAVAQQLMVGEELAHDPTALAAIFSGNELLPGSEPVATAYAGHQFGHFVPQLGDGRAHLLGEVVDLAGKRWDIQLKGSGPTSFSRNGDGRCAVGPAVREFIMSEAMHALGVPTTRCLAVVTTGETVYRDTPLPGAVVTRVASSHLRVGTFEYFAARGNHEALKALCHYVIERHYPELEGGEPVLYLALLDQVIERQIELVVEWMRVGFIHGVMNTDNTALSGETIDYGPCAMMGAYDPQTVYSSIDAMGRYAFGNQPKILQWNMSRFAECLLPLLDDDPTKPVKLVELIIDELPRRFEQHYLEMMAGKLGLSACKTGDNQLIDELLDHLKEHSFDYTLTFDRLTKSQSCEVVAGQVSQELGVWWDRWRNRLDEQGDDPQTVQQRMRQHNPVVIPRNHHVEAAIRECEQTGKTELVEKFLQVLRSPYKDQEHTAEFQDLPADGDRYYQTFCGT, translated from the coding sequence ATGAATTTCATCAATTCATATTTACAGCTCAAAGAGATCTTTTACGAAAAAATCCGACCGTCCACGGTCGCGAATCCGCAGTTGTTATTGTGGAATTCGGCTGTGGCACAGCAGTTGATGGTCGGCGAGGAGTTGGCGCATGATCCAACAGCGTTGGCGGCGATCTTTTCCGGCAATGAGCTGTTGCCGGGATCAGAACCCGTGGCCACCGCCTATGCCGGGCATCAATTTGGTCACTTTGTTCCCCAGCTTGGTGATGGTCGCGCCCATCTGCTCGGAGAGGTGGTTGATCTAGCGGGCAAGCGCTGGGATATCCAGTTGAAAGGTTCCGGACCGACCTCTTTTTCTCGTAATGGCGACGGCCGTTGTGCTGTTGGTCCGGCGGTGCGTGAGTTCATCATGAGTGAAGCCATGCACGCGCTCGGCGTACCGACTACCCGCTGTCTGGCGGTGGTGACCACCGGTGAAACCGTGTATCGCGATACGCCGTTGCCGGGGGCGGTGGTGACGCGGGTGGCGTCAAGTCACTTGCGCGTCGGCACGTTTGAGTATTTTGCGGCACGCGGCAATCATGAGGCGCTTAAAGCGCTCTGTCACTATGTGATTGAGCGTCATTATCCCGAACTGGAAGGCGGCGAACCGGTTTTGTATCTCGCGCTGCTCGATCAGGTGATTGAACGGCAGATTGAACTGGTGGTGGAATGGATGCGGGTTGGTTTTATTCACGGTGTGATGAACACCGACAATACCGCACTGTCAGGCGAAACCATCGACTATGGGCCGTGTGCCATGATGGGTGCCTATGATCCGCAAACGGTGTACAGCTCGATTGATGCCATGGGGCGCTATGCGTTCGGCAATCAACCGAAAATTTTGCAGTGGAATATGTCGCGTTTTGCCGAGTGCCTGTTGCCGTTGCTGGATGATGACCCCACCAAACCGGTGAAGCTGGTCGAGTTGATCATTGATGAATTGCCCAGACGTTTTGAGCAACATTATCTGGAGATGATGGCGGGGAAACTCGGCTTGAGTGCATGTAAGACGGGAGACAATCAACTGATTGATGAGCTGTTGGATCATCTCAAGGAACATTCTTTCGACTACACCCTGACGTTTGACCGGCTGACCAAATCGCAGTCGTGCGAAGTGGTGGCGGGGCAGGTAAGTCAGGAGCTCGGAGTATGGTGGGATCGCTGGCGCAACCGGCTGGACGAGCAGGGCGATGATCCACAAACGGTGCAACAGCGGATGCGTCAGCACAATCCGGTGGTGATTCCGAGAAACCATCATGTCGAGGCGGCGATCCGCGAGTGTGAACAGACCGGCAAGACGGAGCTGGTGGAGAAATTCCTCCAGGTGTTGCGTTCGCCTTATAAAGACCAGGAACATACCGCCGAGTTTCAAGATCTTCCGGCAGATGGGGATCGGTATTATCAGACCTTTTGCGGAACATGA